The proteins below come from a single Aegilops tauschii subsp. strangulata cultivar AL8/78 chromosome 6, Aet v6.0, whole genome shotgun sequence genomic window:
- the LOC109774684 gene encoding senescence-associated protein OSA15, chloroplastic isoform X6 — protein sequence MASQISGTIASSGVCYNDKHRMPCKLKALRCVASDCLPQEVEVRKWMNGYHIIRSFPNDRHWKTNAKSNGYLLQQGPNVRCHSYGSRSGSETTECNIPEDGNNPYRDFDEHRRGMSHFSDSQVAAQEKTLYSTQGLSKACQFVYNDAKFVNERAQSDILLLSRGITRLNKRASKDVAVLGLGFLKLDARARKDTRKIDNSVKEQAAHLTNFARILKERAHSDLKKAADQHWSDGALEADLRRADMVVRRRAMEDAFMALKFVRDIHDMMATKLQYQFITLEKNGKILKLFPREVSTDQIAAIEDAYLNMASALSEADGIDYTNPEELELLVAALIDLDAMDGKKSVSLIVECSSSPDVNTSWPSMQSALPMRRILCRCSRIRSCGLLPRGGFGAREGSRSSWSWKALANALAAAPSMWTLGNAGMGALQRLAQDSNPAVASSAARAIGELRKQWELEEGDSLRFVMNQNLISEETDSDS from the exons ATGGCTAGCCAAATATCTGGTACCATAGCATCTAGTGGGGTGTGCTATAATGATAAACACAGAATGCCGTGTAAGCTGAAAGCACTACGCTGTGTAGCATCGGATTGTTTACCACAAGAGGTAGAGGTAAGGAAGTGGATGAACGGATATCATATCATCAGGTCCTTTCCAAACGATAGGCATTGGAAAACGAATGCAAAGTCCAATGGTTACCTACTCCAACAAGGTCCGAATGTTCGGTGCCATTCTTATGGTTCTCGTAGTGGCAGTGAAACTACAGAGTGCAATATTCCTGAAGATGGCAACAATCCTTACAG GGATTTTGATGAGCATCGAAGAGGAATGTCACATTTTTCAGATAGTCAAGTTGCAGCTCAGGAAAAAACACTATATTCTACTCAAGGGCTGTCTAAAGCGTGCCAATTTGTCTATAATGATGCAAAGTTTGTGAATGAAAGAGCTCAGAGTGATATTCTTTTGCTTTCACG TGGCATCACAAGGTTGAACAAACGTGCATCTAAGGATGTTGCTGTATTAGGGTTGGGGTTTCTCAAGCTTGATG CTCGTGCAAGGAAGGACACCCGAAAGATTGATAACAGTGTGAAGGAACAGGCAGCCCACCTAACCAATTTCGCTAGA ATATTGAAGGAGCGAGCTCATTCAGACTTGAAGAAAGCAGCAGATCAACATTGGAGTGATGGTGCTTTGGAG GCAGATCTGCGACGAGCTGACATGGTTGTTCGACGACGTGCCATGGAGGATGCTTTCATGGCTTTAAAG TTTGTCCGGGATATTCATGACATGATGGCAACCAAACTACAATATCA GTTCATCACACTGGAGAAAAATGGGAAGATTCTTAAGTTGTTCCCTCGTGAAGTTTCTACTGATCAAATTGCTGCCATAGAG GATGCATATCTTAATATGGCATCTGCCTTATCTGAGGCTGATGGTATCGACTACACCAATCCTGAGGAG CTTGAATTATTAGTAGCGGCTCTTATTGACCTGGATGCTATGGATGGGAAAAAGAGTGTTTCCTTGATAGTTGAATGTTCAAGCTCTCCAGATGTTAATACCAG TTGGCCATCAATGCAAAGTGCATTGCCCATGCGTCGCATCTTGTGTCGTTGCTCAAG GATTCGGTCTTGTGGTCTGTTGCCGCGAGGAGGGTTTGGAGCGCGGGAGGGCTCGAGGTCTTCCTGGTCATG GAAAGCTTTGGCTAATGCATTGGCTGCAGCTCCATCCATGTGGACCCTAGGGAATGCTGGGATGGGCGCATTACAG AGATTGGCTCAAGATTCCAATCCCGCTGTAGCTAGCTCTGCAGCAAGAGCCATTGGCGAACTCAGAAAGCAGTGGGAGCTTGAAGAGGGTGACAGTCTGAGGTTTGTCATGAACCAAAACTTGATTTCCGAAGAGACTGACAGCGACAGTTGA
- the LOC109774684 gene encoding senescence-associated protein OSA15, chloroplastic isoform X15 — protein sequence MASQISGTIASSGVCYNDKHRMPCKLKALRCVASDCLPQEVEVRKWMNGYHIIRSFPNDRHWKTNAKSNGYLLQQGPNVRCHSYGSRSGSETTECNIPEDGNNPYRDFDEHRRGMSHFSDSQVAAQEKTLYSTQGLSKACQFVYNDAKFVNERAQSDILLLSRGITRLNKRASKDVAVLGLGFLKLDARARKDTRKIDNSVKEQAAHLTNFARILKERAHSDLKKAADQHWSDGALEADLRRADMVVRRRAMEDAFMALKFVRDIHDMMATKLQYQFITLEKNGKILKLFPREVSTDQIAAIEDAYLNMASALSEADGIDYTNPEELELLVAALIDLDAMDGKKSVSLIVECSSSPDVNTSWPSMQSALPMRRILCRCSSVLVHVLGFGLVVCCREEGLERGRARGLPGHGKLWLMHWLQLHPCGP from the exons ATGGCTAGCCAAATATCTGGTACCATAGCATCTAGTGGGGTGTGCTATAATGATAAACACAGAATGCCGTGTAAGCTGAAAGCACTACGCTGTGTAGCATCGGATTGTTTACCACAAGAGGTAGAGGTAAGGAAGTGGATGAACGGATATCATATCATCAGGTCCTTTCCAAACGATAGGCATTGGAAAACGAATGCAAAGTCCAATGGTTACCTACTCCAACAAGGTCCGAATGTTCGGTGCCATTCTTATGGTTCTCGTAGTGGCAGTGAAACTACAGAGTGCAATATTCCTGAAGATGGCAACAATCCTTACAG GGATTTTGATGAGCATCGAAGAGGAATGTCACATTTTTCAGATAGTCAAGTTGCAGCTCAGGAAAAAACACTATATTCTACTCAAGGGCTGTCTAAAGCGTGCCAATTTGTCTATAATGATGCAAAGTTTGTGAATGAAAGAGCTCAGAGTGATATTCTTTTGCTTTCACG TGGCATCACAAGGTTGAACAAACGTGCATCTAAGGATGTTGCTGTATTAGGGTTGGGGTTTCTCAAGCTTGATG CTCGTGCAAGGAAGGACACCCGAAAGATTGATAACAGTGTGAAGGAACAGGCAGCCCACCTAACCAATTTCGCTAGA ATATTGAAGGAGCGAGCTCATTCAGACTTGAAGAAAGCAGCAGATCAACATTGGAGTGATGGTGCTTTGGAG GCAGATCTGCGACGAGCTGACATGGTTGTTCGACGACGTGCCATGGAGGATGCTTTCATGGCTTTAAAG TTTGTCCGGGATATTCATGACATGATGGCAACCAAACTACAATATCA GTTCATCACACTGGAGAAAAATGGGAAGATTCTTAAGTTGTTCCCTCGTGAAGTTTCTACTGATCAAATTGCTGCCATAGAG GATGCATATCTTAATATGGCATCTGCCTTATCTGAGGCTGATGGTATCGACTACACCAATCCTGAGGAG CTTGAATTATTAGTAGCGGCTCTTATTGACCTGGATGCTATGGATGGGAAAAAGAGTGTTTCCTTGATAGTTGAATGTTCAAGCTCTCCAGATGTTAATACCAG TTGGCCATCAATGCAAAGTGCATTGCCCATGCGTCGCATCTTGTGTCGTTGCTCAAG TGTCCTCGTTCACGTTCTAGGATTCGGTCTTGTGGTCTGTTGCCGCGAGGAGGGTTTGGAGCGCGGGAGGGCTCGAGGTCTTCCTGGTCATG GAAAGCTTTGGCTAATGCATTGGCTGCAGCTCCATCCATGTGGACCCTAG
- the LOC109774684 gene encoding senescence-associated protein OSA15, chloroplastic isoform X10 produces the protein MASQISGTIASSGVCYNDKHRMPCKLKALRCVASDCLPQEVEVRKWMNGYHIIRSFPNDRHWKTNAKSNGYLLQQGPNVRCHSYGSRSGSETTECNIPEDGNNPYRDFDEHRRGMSHFSDSQVAAQEKTLYSTQGLSKACQFVYNDAKFVNERAQSDILLLSRGITRLNKRASKDVAVLGLGFLKLDDCLKARARKDTRKIDNSVKEQAAHLTNFARILKERAHSDLKKAADQHWSDGALEADLRRADMVVRRRAMEDAFMALKFVRDIHDMMATKLQYQFITLEKNGKILKLFPREVSTDQIAAIEDAYLNMASALSEADGIDYTNPEELELLVAALIDLDAMDGKKSVSLIVECSSSPDVNTRIRSCGLLPRGGFGAREGSRSSWSWKALANALAAAPSMWTLGNAGMGALQRLAQDSNPAVASSAARAIGELRKQWELEEGDSLRFVMNQNLISEETDSDS, from the exons ATGGCTAGCCAAATATCTGGTACCATAGCATCTAGTGGGGTGTGCTATAATGATAAACACAGAATGCCGTGTAAGCTGAAAGCACTACGCTGTGTAGCATCGGATTGTTTACCACAAGAGGTAGAGGTAAGGAAGTGGATGAACGGATATCATATCATCAGGTCCTTTCCAAACGATAGGCATTGGAAAACGAATGCAAAGTCCAATGGTTACCTACTCCAACAAGGTCCGAATGTTCGGTGCCATTCTTATGGTTCTCGTAGTGGCAGTGAAACTACAGAGTGCAATATTCCTGAAGATGGCAACAATCCTTACAG GGATTTTGATGAGCATCGAAGAGGAATGTCACATTTTTCAGATAGTCAAGTTGCAGCTCAGGAAAAAACACTATATTCTACTCAAGGGCTGTCTAAAGCGTGCCAATTTGTCTATAATGATGCAAAGTTTGTGAATGAAAGAGCTCAGAGTGATATTCTTTTGCTTTCACG TGGCATCACAAGGTTGAACAAACGTGCATCTAAGGATGTTGCTGTATTAGGGTTGGGGTTTCTCAAGCTTGATG ATTGCCTGAAAGCTCGTGCAAGGAAGGACACCCGAAAGATTGATAACAGTGTGAAGGAACAGGCAGCCCACCTAACCAATTTCGCTAGA ATATTGAAGGAGCGAGCTCATTCAGACTTGAAGAAAGCAGCAGATCAACATTGGAGTGATGGTGCTTTGGAG GCAGATCTGCGACGAGCTGACATGGTTGTTCGACGACGTGCCATGGAGGATGCTTTCATGGCTTTAAAG TTTGTCCGGGATATTCATGACATGATGGCAACCAAACTACAATATCA GTTCATCACACTGGAGAAAAATGGGAAGATTCTTAAGTTGTTCCCTCGTGAAGTTTCTACTGATCAAATTGCTGCCATAGAG GATGCATATCTTAATATGGCATCTGCCTTATCTGAGGCTGATGGTATCGACTACACCAATCCTGAGGAG CTTGAATTATTAGTAGCGGCTCTTATTGACCTGGATGCTATGGATGGGAAAAAGAGTGTTTCCTTGATAGTTGAATGTTCAAGCTCTCCAGATGTTAATACCAG GATTCGGTCTTGTGGTCTGTTGCCGCGAGGAGGGTTTGGAGCGCGGGAGGGCTCGAGGTCTTCCTGGTCATG GAAAGCTTTGGCTAATGCATTGGCTGCAGCTCCATCCATGTGGACCCTAGGGAATGCTGGGATGGGCGCATTACAG AGATTGGCTCAAGATTCCAATCCCGCTGTAGCTAGCTCTGCAGCAAGAGCCATTGGCGAACTCAGAAAGCAGTGGGAGCTTGAAGAGGGTGACAGTCTGAGGTTTGTCATGAACCAAAACTTGATTTCCGAAGAGACTGACAGCGACAGTTGA
- the LOC109774684 gene encoding senescence-associated protein OSA15, chloroplastic isoform X2 → MASQISGTIASSGVCYNDKHRMPCKLKALRCVASDCLPQEVEVRKWMNGYHIIRSFPNDRHWKTNAKSNGYLLQQGPNVRCHSYGSRSGSETTECNIPEDGNNPYRDFDEHRRGMSHFSDSQVAAQEKTLYSTQGLSKACQFVYNDAKFVNERAQSDILLLSRGITRLNKRASKDVAVLGLGFLKLDARARKDTRKIDNSVKEQAAHLTNFARILKERAHSDLKKAADQHWSDGALEADLRRADMVVRRRAMEDAFMALKFVRDIHDMMATKLQYQFITLEKNGKILKLFPREVSTDQIAAIEDAYLNMASALSEADGIDYTNPEELELLVAALIDLDAMDGKKSVSLIVECSSSPDVNTSWPSMQSALPMRRILCRCSSTKSLMRLIFLIGLTSFFSVVLIALFILIRSCGLLPRGGFGAREGSRSSWSWKALANALAAAPSMWTLGNAGMGALQRLAQDSNPAVASSAARAIGELRKQWELEEGDSLRFVMNQNLISEETDSDS, encoded by the exons ATGGCTAGCCAAATATCTGGTACCATAGCATCTAGTGGGGTGTGCTATAATGATAAACACAGAATGCCGTGTAAGCTGAAAGCACTACGCTGTGTAGCATCGGATTGTTTACCACAAGAGGTAGAGGTAAGGAAGTGGATGAACGGATATCATATCATCAGGTCCTTTCCAAACGATAGGCATTGGAAAACGAATGCAAAGTCCAATGGTTACCTACTCCAACAAGGTCCGAATGTTCGGTGCCATTCTTATGGTTCTCGTAGTGGCAGTGAAACTACAGAGTGCAATATTCCTGAAGATGGCAACAATCCTTACAG GGATTTTGATGAGCATCGAAGAGGAATGTCACATTTTTCAGATAGTCAAGTTGCAGCTCAGGAAAAAACACTATATTCTACTCAAGGGCTGTCTAAAGCGTGCCAATTTGTCTATAATGATGCAAAGTTTGTGAATGAAAGAGCTCAGAGTGATATTCTTTTGCTTTCACG TGGCATCACAAGGTTGAACAAACGTGCATCTAAGGATGTTGCTGTATTAGGGTTGGGGTTTCTCAAGCTTGATG CTCGTGCAAGGAAGGACACCCGAAAGATTGATAACAGTGTGAAGGAACAGGCAGCCCACCTAACCAATTTCGCTAGA ATATTGAAGGAGCGAGCTCATTCAGACTTGAAGAAAGCAGCAGATCAACATTGGAGTGATGGTGCTTTGGAG GCAGATCTGCGACGAGCTGACATGGTTGTTCGACGACGTGCCATGGAGGATGCTTTCATGGCTTTAAAG TTTGTCCGGGATATTCATGACATGATGGCAACCAAACTACAATATCA GTTCATCACACTGGAGAAAAATGGGAAGATTCTTAAGTTGTTCCCTCGTGAAGTTTCTACTGATCAAATTGCTGCCATAGAG GATGCATATCTTAATATGGCATCTGCCTTATCTGAGGCTGATGGTATCGACTACACCAATCCTGAGGAG CTTGAATTATTAGTAGCGGCTCTTATTGACCTGGATGCTATGGATGGGAAAAAGAGTGTTTCCTTGATAGTTGAATGTTCAAGCTCTCCAGATGTTAATACCAG TTGGCCATCAATGCAAAGTGCATTGCCCATGCGTCGCATCTTGTGTCGTTGCTCAAG CACGAAGAGCTTGATGCGCTTGATTTTCTTGATTGGCTTGACGAGCTTCTTCTCGGTGGTGCTCATTGCTCTCTTCATCCT GATTCGGTCTTGTGGTCTGTTGCCGCGAGGAGGGTTTGGAGCGCGGGAGGGCTCGAGGTCTTCCTGGTCATG GAAAGCTTTGGCTAATGCATTGGCTGCAGCTCCATCCATGTGGACCCTAGGGAATGCTGGGATGGGCGCATTACAG AGATTGGCTCAAGATTCCAATCCCGCTGTAGCTAGCTCTGCAGCAAGAGCCATTGGCGAACTCAGAAAGCAGTGGGAGCTTGAAGAGGGTGACAGTCTGAGGTTTGTCATGAACCAAAACTTGATTTCCGAAGAGACTGACAGCGACAGTTGA
- the LOC109774684 gene encoding senescence-associated protein OSA15, chloroplastic isoform X7: MASQISGTIASSGVCYNDKHRMPCKLKALRCVASDCLPQEVEVRKWMNGYHIIRSFPNDRHWKTNAKSNGYLLQQGPNVRCHSYGSRSGSETTECNIPEDGNNPYRDFDEHRRGMSHFSDSQVAAQEKTLYSTQGLSKACQFVYNDAKFVNERAQSDILLLSRGITRLNKRASKDVAVLGLGFLKLDARARKDTRKIDNSVKEQAAHLTNFARILKERAHSDLKKAADQHWSDGALEADLRRADMVVRRRAMEDAFMALKFVRDIHDMMATKLQYQFITLEKNGKILKLFPREVSTDQIAAIEDAYLNMASALSEADGIDYTNPEELELLVAALIDLDAMDGKKSVSLIVECSSSPDVNTRIRSCGLLPRGGFGAREGSRSSWSWKALANALAAAPSMWTLGNAGMGALQRLAQDSNPAVASSAARAIGELRKQWELEEGDSLRFVMNQNLISEETDSDS; encoded by the exons ATGGCTAGCCAAATATCTGGTACCATAGCATCTAGTGGGGTGTGCTATAATGATAAACACAGAATGCCGTGTAAGCTGAAAGCACTACGCTGTGTAGCATCGGATTGTTTACCACAAGAGGTAGAGGTAAGGAAGTGGATGAACGGATATCATATCATCAGGTCCTTTCCAAACGATAGGCATTGGAAAACGAATGCAAAGTCCAATGGTTACCTACTCCAACAAGGTCCGAATGTTCGGTGCCATTCTTATGGTTCTCGTAGTGGCAGTGAAACTACAGAGTGCAATATTCCTGAAGATGGCAACAATCCTTACAG GGATTTTGATGAGCATCGAAGAGGAATGTCACATTTTTCAGATAGTCAAGTTGCAGCTCAGGAAAAAACACTATATTCTACTCAAGGGCTGTCTAAAGCGTGCCAATTTGTCTATAATGATGCAAAGTTTGTGAATGAAAGAGCTCAGAGTGATATTCTTTTGCTTTCACG TGGCATCACAAGGTTGAACAAACGTGCATCTAAGGATGTTGCTGTATTAGGGTTGGGGTTTCTCAAGCTTGATG CTCGTGCAAGGAAGGACACCCGAAAGATTGATAACAGTGTGAAGGAACAGGCAGCCCACCTAACCAATTTCGCTAGA ATATTGAAGGAGCGAGCTCATTCAGACTTGAAGAAAGCAGCAGATCAACATTGGAGTGATGGTGCTTTGGAG GCAGATCTGCGACGAGCTGACATGGTTGTTCGACGACGTGCCATGGAGGATGCTTTCATGGCTTTAAAG TTTGTCCGGGATATTCATGACATGATGGCAACCAAACTACAATATCA GTTCATCACACTGGAGAAAAATGGGAAGATTCTTAAGTTGTTCCCTCGTGAAGTTTCTACTGATCAAATTGCTGCCATAGAG GATGCATATCTTAATATGGCATCTGCCTTATCTGAGGCTGATGGTATCGACTACACCAATCCTGAGGAG CTTGAATTATTAGTAGCGGCTCTTATTGACCTGGATGCTATGGATGGGAAAAAGAGTGTTTCCTTGATAGTTGAATGTTCAAGCTCTCCAGATGTTAATACCAG GATTCGGTCTTGTGGTCTGTTGCCGCGAGGAGGGTTTGGAGCGCGGGAGGGCTCGAGGTCTTCCTGGTCATG GAAAGCTTTGGCTAATGCATTGGCTGCAGCTCCATCCATGTGGACCCTAGGGAATGCTGGGATGGGCGCATTACAG AGATTGGCTCAAGATTCCAATCCCGCTGTAGCTAGCTCTGCAGCAAGAGCCATTGGCGAACTCAGAAAGCAGTGGGAGCTTGAAGAGGGTGACAGTCTGAGGTTTGTCATGAACCAAAACTTGATTTCCGAAGAGACTGACAGCGACAGTTGA
- the LOC109774684 gene encoding senescence-associated protein OSA15, chloroplastic isoform X11, translating to MASQISGTIASSGVCYNDKHRMPCKLKALRCVASDCLPQEVEVRKWMNGYHIIRSFPNDRHWKTNAKSNGYLLQQGPNVRCHSYGSRSGSETTECNIPEDGNNPYRDFDEHRRGMSHFSDSQVAAQEKTLYSTQGLSKACQFVYNDAKFVNERAQSDILLLSRGITRLNKRASKDVAVLGLGFLKLDDCLKARARKDTRKIDNSVKEQAAHLTNFARILKERAHSDLKKAADQHWSDGALEADLRRADMVVRRRAMEDAFMALKFVRDIHDMMATKLQYQFITLEKNGKILKLFPREVSTDQIAAIEDAYLNMASALSEADGIDYTNPEELELLVAALIDLDAMDGKKSVSLIVECSSSPDVNTSTKSLMRLIFLIGLTSFFSVVLIALFILVLVHVLGFGLVVCCREEGLERGRARGLPGHGKLWLMHWLQLHPCGP from the exons ATGGCTAGCCAAATATCTGGTACCATAGCATCTAGTGGGGTGTGCTATAATGATAAACACAGAATGCCGTGTAAGCTGAAAGCACTACGCTGTGTAGCATCGGATTGTTTACCACAAGAGGTAGAGGTAAGGAAGTGGATGAACGGATATCATATCATCAGGTCCTTTCCAAACGATAGGCATTGGAAAACGAATGCAAAGTCCAATGGTTACCTACTCCAACAAGGTCCGAATGTTCGGTGCCATTCTTATGGTTCTCGTAGTGGCAGTGAAACTACAGAGTGCAATATTCCTGAAGATGGCAACAATCCTTACAG GGATTTTGATGAGCATCGAAGAGGAATGTCACATTTTTCAGATAGTCAAGTTGCAGCTCAGGAAAAAACACTATATTCTACTCAAGGGCTGTCTAAAGCGTGCCAATTTGTCTATAATGATGCAAAGTTTGTGAATGAAAGAGCTCAGAGTGATATTCTTTTGCTTTCACG TGGCATCACAAGGTTGAACAAACGTGCATCTAAGGATGTTGCTGTATTAGGGTTGGGGTTTCTCAAGCTTGATG ATTGCCTGAAAGCTCGTGCAAGGAAGGACACCCGAAAGATTGATAACAGTGTGAAGGAACAGGCAGCCCACCTAACCAATTTCGCTAGA ATATTGAAGGAGCGAGCTCATTCAGACTTGAAGAAAGCAGCAGATCAACATTGGAGTGATGGTGCTTTGGAG GCAGATCTGCGACGAGCTGACATGGTTGTTCGACGACGTGCCATGGAGGATGCTTTCATGGCTTTAAAG TTTGTCCGGGATATTCATGACATGATGGCAACCAAACTACAATATCA GTTCATCACACTGGAGAAAAATGGGAAGATTCTTAAGTTGTTCCCTCGTGAAGTTTCTACTGATCAAATTGCTGCCATAGAG GATGCATATCTTAATATGGCATCTGCCTTATCTGAGGCTGATGGTATCGACTACACCAATCCTGAGGAG CTTGAATTATTAGTAGCGGCTCTTATTGACCTGGATGCTATGGATGGGAAAAAGAGTGTTTCCTTGATAGTTGAATGTTCAAGCTCTCCAGATGTTAATACCAG CACGAAGAGCTTGATGCGCTTGATTTTCTTGATTGGCTTGACGAGCTTCTTCTCGGTGGTGCTCATTGCTCTCTTCATCCT TGTCCTCGTTCACGTTCTAGGATTCGGTCTTGTGGTCTGTTGCCGCGAGGAGGGTTTGGAGCGCGGGAGGGCTCGAGGTCTTCCTGGTCATG GAAAGCTTTGGCTAATGCATTGGCTGCAGCTCCATCCATGTGGACCCTAG
- the LOC109774684 gene encoding senescence-associated protein OSA15, chloroplastic isoform X16 translates to MASQISGTIASSGVCYNDKHRMPCKLKALRCVASDCLPQEVEVRKWMNGYHIIRSFPNDRHWKTNAKSNGYLLQQGPNVRCHSYGSRSGSETTECNIPEDGNNPYRDFDEHRRGMSHFSDSQVAAQEKTLYSTQGLSKACQFVYNDAKFVNERAQSDILLLSRGITRLNKRASKDVAVLGLGFLKLDDCLKARARKDTRKIDNSVKEQAAHLTNFARILKERAHSDLKKAADQHWSDGALEADLRRADMVVRRRAMEDAFMALKFVRDIHDMMATKLQYQFITLEKNGKILKLFPREVSTDQIAAIEDAYLNMASALSEADGIDYTNPEELELLVAALIDLDAMDGKKSVSLIVECSSSPDVNTRKALANALAAAPSMWTLGNAGMGALQRLAQDSNPAVASSAARAIGELRKQWELEEGDSLRFVMNQNLISEETDSDS, encoded by the exons ATGGCTAGCCAAATATCTGGTACCATAGCATCTAGTGGGGTGTGCTATAATGATAAACACAGAATGCCGTGTAAGCTGAAAGCACTACGCTGTGTAGCATCGGATTGTTTACCACAAGAGGTAGAGGTAAGGAAGTGGATGAACGGATATCATATCATCAGGTCCTTTCCAAACGATAGGCATTGGAAAACGAATGCAAAGTCCAATGGTTACCTACTCCAACAAGGTCCGAATGTTCGGTGCCATTCTTATGGTTCTCGTAGTGGCAGTGAAACTACAGAGTGCAATATTCCTGAAGATGGCAACAATCCTTACAG GGATTTTGATGAGCATCGAAGAGGAATGTCACATTTTTCAGATAGTCAAGTTGCAGCTCAGGAAAAAACACTATATTCTACTCAAGGGCTGTCTAAAGCGTGCCAATTTGTCTATAATGATGCAAAGTTTGTGAATGAAAGAGCTCAGAGTGATATTCTTTTGCTTTCACG TGGCATCACAAGGTTGAACAAACGTGCATCTAAGGATGTTGCTGTATTAGGGTTGGGGTTTCTCAAGCTTGATG ATTGCCTGAAAGCTCGTGCAAGGAAGGACACCCGAAAGATTGATAACAGTGTGAAGGAACAGGCAGCCCACCTAACCAATTTCGCTAGA ATATTGAAGGAGCGAGCTCATTCAGACTTGAAGAAAGCAGCAGATCAACATTGGAGTGATGGTGCTTTGGAG GCAGATCTGCGACGAGCTGACATGGTTGTTCGACGACGTGCCATGGAGGATGCTTTCATGGCTTTAAAG TTTGTCCGGGATATTCATGACATGATGGCAACCAAACTACAATATCA GTTCATCACACTGGAGAAAAATGGGAAGATTCTTAAGTTGTTCCCTCGTGAAGTTTCTACTGATCAAATTGCTGCCATAGAG GATGCATATCTTAATATGGCATCTGCCTTATCTGAGGCTGATGGTATCGACTACACCAATCCTGAGGAG CTTGAATTATTAGTAGCGGCTCTTATTGACCTGGATGCTATGGATGGGAAAAAGAGTGTTTCCTTGATAGTTGAATGTTCAAGCTCTCCAGATGTTAATACCAG GAAAGCTTTGGCTAATGCATTGGCTGCAGCTCCATCCATGTGGACCCTAGGGAATGCTGGGATGGGCGCATTACAG AGATTGGCTCAAGATTCCAATCCCGCTGTAGCTAGCTCTGCAGCAAGAGCCATTGGCGAACTCAGAAAGCAGTGGGAGCTTGAAGAGGGTGACAGTCTGAGGTTTGTCATGAACCAAAACTTGATTTCCGAAGAGACTGACAGCGACAGTTGA